Sequence from the Aquimarina sp. Aq107 genome:
TGTGCTATTTACTCCCTGCTATATTTAACTCCTTAGGAATTATATCTCCTGAATGGAAAGAACTAGATACTAATGGAGAGATTATCAAAAAATCTTCTAATGTATATTACATAGCAAGTAGATACTTATTACCTGCTTCCTTAGTATTGATGACACTTAGTATAGATTTAAAAGCAATCTTTAATTTAGGGCCAAAAGCATTAATTATGTTCGCTACAGGAACTATCGGTATCATAATTGGGGGGCCTATCGCTATTTTATTAATCTCTTTAATTTCTCCAGAAACTGTTGGAGGTGCTGATTTTGATGCGGTCTGGAGAGGTTTATCTACACTTGCTGGTAGCTGGATTGGTGGAGGAGCTAATCAAGCTGCTATGTTAGAAATTTACGAATATAATCCTGATAAATACGGAGGTATGGTACTCGTAGATATTGTAGTGGCAAACCTTTGGATGGCTATTTTACTAATTGGTATTGGAAAAAGTAAAAAAATTGACAAATGGCTAAAAGCGGATAGTAGTGCCATTGAATCACTAAAAGAAAAGGTGTCCTCTTATGCAGAAAGCGTAAATAGAAATCCTACTTTAACGGATTATATAATTATGTTATCTATCGCTTTTACGACCGTGGGCTTAGCACATTGGGGAGCAAATGGAATGTCTGGATTTTTATCCAATAACTTCGAAGTATTTAATGATAAAAGTTCTGCCTTATCATCCTTTACTTCTCAATTCTTTTGGATGATCACTATAGCAACCGCTATTGGAATTCTACTGTCCTACACCAAAGCGAAAAAATATGAAGGAGCAGGAGCTAGTAAAATCGGTAGCATTTTTATTTATATTCTAGTTGCAACAATTGGGATGAAAATGGATTTAAAAATGATATTAGAAAATCCTGGATTAATTGGAATTGGGTTGGTTTGGATGACCATACATGCACTTCTTTTAATTGGAGTTGCTAAATTGATAAAGGCACCCTACTTTTTCCTAGCTGTGGGTAGTCAGGCTAATGTAGGAGGAGCAGCATCAGCTCCAGTAGTAGCAGCAGCATTTCATCCATCCCTAGCAACAGTTGGCGTACTCTTAGCAGTGTTTGGTTATGTGGTAGGAACCTATGGTGCAATTCTATGTACAATATTAATGCAAATTGCTTCTGGAAGTTAGTTTTTCAATCTAATTTATAGCATCTTTGTATTCGATTTTTTCAAAATTAAAAACCCATCAATGCGACAATTTTTTACCATATTATTGTTATCTACTCTCATCCTAAGTTGTAGTTCTCCTAAAAAAGAAGGAAATGTTTCTATAAACGGAACAGTAAAAGGACTTAAAAAAGGAACATTATATCTTCAAAAAATTAAAGATACTATCTTAATAAACTTAGATTCTTTAGTTATCGATGGAGATCCTCAGTTTACATTTCAAACTACTGTTCAAGAACCTGAAATTCATTATTTATTTTTAGATAAACATGATGGAACTCAATTTAATGATCGTATTGATTTTTTTGCAGAGCCAGGAGTAATTACGATCAACACTTCTTTGAATGGTTTTGAAAAGGAGGCAATTATTGCCGGAGGCAAAAATCAAACTAAATTGATTGAGTACAACAAAATGAATAAAAGATTCAAAGAAAGAAATCTAAGAATTATAAAAGAAGATTATGAGGCGAAGAAACAGAATGATGATGAAAAATTAGCTGAAAACGATATCGCTTACAAAAATCTACTTCGACAAAAATATTTGTACACTATCAATTTTGCCATCACCAATAGAAAACTAGAAGTAGCTCCATACATAACTCTTCACGAAGTTTTTGATGCCAATATTAAATATCTAGATACTGTAGCAAAATCATTATCTCCAAAAGTTAAAAAATCAATATATGGCAAACAACTAACTGATTACTTAAAAGAGAGAAAAACAAAAGAAGCTGAAAGAGTAGAAAAAGATCAGTAAATATATTTTTCTAAAAACAATGACATCGTAATTTAACCATAAAATATTGATAGAAATACCGCAGGCTACTTAAAACAATTTTCATTAACTTAATTGACTCACAATTAACTCTTTAAACTACAATTATGTTAAAAAAAATTTTAAACTTACAAGGGGCTCAACAATTAAATAGAAAAGAACAAAAAGGTATTTCTGGAGGAGGACGTCCTGGTGCTGGAGGCGGTGGATGCTGTAATCCTTCATTGTCTTGTTGTACAACTACTGACTTAGTTAATAATCCAGCATGCGGAGCGACTTACATTCCTGGATGTTACTTTCATCCCGCTAATCCAAATACACCAAGTTATCCTTACTATAACTGCTGTATCTAAAAAGTTATCTTACATTTTTTTTGGTAAAAACGTTATTAAAAAATAGTAAGTGATATCACTTAAGACATTAATAGCCCTAAACTTCTAAAGAAGATTAGGGTTGTTTATTTAATAGAATGTATTAAGAAGGATATTTAACTCGAAATAATTTTCTATTCTTATTAGAAATATATCCAATAAAAAAAATCCCAACTCCTTTAGGAATTGGGACTTACACTATTAAGAGCCGATGGAGGGACTCGAACCCACGACCTGCTGATTACAAATCAGCTGCTCTAGCCAGCTGAGCTACATCGGCAAAGCGGTTGCAAATATAATTTCTGAAATCATATTTGCAAATACTTTTTTAAAAAAATTATAATGAATTTACTTTTTCAGCTAAAGACTTCGCTGTTTTTTCTAAATCTTCTTTGATAGATTTAAAGTGTTTTGCCGCATTTTCTACATTACGATCACTAACTCTTGCCATAAAAGCATCAAAAGAGTTGATTGCCTCATCTATAATAACTTCTCCTGCCTTTTTATCTTTATCTGGATTATTCTCTTCCCAGATGTATACTTCTTCTATGATATCCCCTAATACGTAGTTAATATCTTTCTTAAGATTTCTTTTATTTGCCATTTTCTAAAATATTTTATGCAAAATTAGTCTTTTAAACCATTTATCAAACGGTTTTACTTTTAAATATAGACTTGTAGTAGTTTTG
This genomic interval carries:
- a CDS encoding DUF4369 domain-containing protein; amino-acid sequence: MRQFFTILLLSTLILSCSSPKKEGNVSINGTVKGLKKGTLYLQKIKDTILINLDSLVIDGDPQFTFQTTVQEPEIHYLFLDKHDGTQFNDRIDFFAEPGVITINTSLNGFEKEAIIAGGKNQTKLIEYNKMNKRFKERNLRIIKEDYEAKKQNDDEKLAENDIAYKNLLRQKYLYTINFAITNRKLEVAPYITLHEVFDANIKYLDTVAKSLSPKVKKSIYGKQLTDYLKERKTKEAERVEKDQ
- a CDS encoding DUF819 domain-containing protein; its protein translation is MENVPFFTNDAIVFGILMLCLGLVFYTSSIKTSFWEGFYKFVPALLLCYLLPAIFNSLGIISPEWKELDTNGEIIKKSSNVYYIASRYLLPASLVLMTLSIDLKAIFNLGPKALIMFATGTIGIIIGGPIAILLISLISPETVGGADFDAVWRGLSTLAGSWIGGGANQAAMLEIYEYNPDKYGGMVLVDIVVANLWMAILLIGIGKSKKIDKWLKADSSAIESLKEKVSSYAESVNRNPTLTDYIIMLSIAFTTVGLAHWGANGMSGFLSNNFEVFNDKSSALSSFTSQFFWMITIATAIGILLSYTKAKKYEGAGASKIGSIFIYILVATIGMKMDLKMILENPGLIGIGLVWMTIHALLLIGVAKLIKAPYFFLAVGSQANVGGAASAPVVAAAFHPSLATVGVLLAVFGYVVGTYGAILCTILMQIASGS